CAACAGTTCCTTTATATGAGGAATACTTTCCATTTTTATGACGATTATAAAGATTTACTTGAACATTTAACTCATTCATCAAGCGACGAGCTACGGCATCTGCTATGTGAATATCTAGTTTAATTAATCCTTCTTGTACGCGACGATAACCGTAGGTTAGGCGTCCACGACATTTTCCACTTTCAGTAATTTTTAATATTTCAGTTTTTATATCTTTGTACTTATCTACATGATTTTTGATACGTTTACGCTCATCATGGTAAGTGGCCTTTTTAAGTCCAATGGCCTTAAGAATATCGCCTATCTTATACCGTTCTGCTTTTGGAAGAGACTCTTGTTCTACCCTGATCTGATCAACTATTTGTGTTTTTTTGCGTCCTTTGAAGTTCCGAACAGGGTCATTGATTTTTTTAAAATATCATTCTCCAACTTTGTGTCATATAATTCTTGATTCTTCTTTGCGAGTTCCTCGCGAAGTTGATCTAATTCATTCTTGTTTATTAAATGACGTAATTTCTTTTTATCATTTTTCACTTTGGATTTTCTGCCTTTCGGATGAGACTTCAAGGCTTCTATGCCATGTTTATTGAATGCCGTTCTCCAGGAACTAATCTGACACTTGTTAACATCAAATCTGGCGGATACTTCAGCTAAAGTTTCATCATGAGTTTGATAGTAGTTTATCACATCAATTTTAAATTCAGCTGAAAAGCTTCGTTTAGTTTTTTTCGCTTAAGCGAGTCTACGCCGCTTAAGCGATATTTTTGAATCCAGAAACTGACTTGCCGTTTAGGTAAATTATGTTTCTCTGAGAGACTTTGCATGCTGGTTCCACCTTGGAGGTATTCACCAACAACTTCTGCCTTTAATTTTGAACTGTATTTAACCATATAAAAAGCGCTCCATAACTGTTAGATTTCTTGTCTAACAATTATGAAGCACTTTATACGTGACAAGAGATATTGTCTTTTATTACATCATGGCACCTTATTCAATCATGCACCTAGATTCGATGTATGCCGAAGGCAATCAAGCCTCATATACTGACTTATACAAAGATATTTATACCTTCTTCTCAAATGTCGATCAAAAAGAATATCTCGGGATTTACAATGCGGCAGAATTAATCTCCAAGAACCTTTATCAAGTCCTTCCTAGTTATATTTCAACCATT
This sequence is a window from Companilactobacillus alimentarius DSM 20249. Protein-coding genes within it:
- a CDS encoding helix-turn-helix domain-containing protein, translating into MINYYQTHDETLAEVSARFDVNKCQISSWRTAFNKHGIEALKSHPKGRKSKVKNDKKKLRHLINKNELDQLREELAKKNQELYDTKLENDILKKSMTLFGTSKDAKKHK
- a CDS encoding helix-turn-helix domain-containing protein, which produces MVKYSSKLKAEVVGEYLQGGTSMQSLSEKHNLPKRQVSFWIQKYRLSGVDSLKRKKLNEAFQLNLKLM